The following proteins come from a genomic window of Sesamum indicum cultivar Zhongzhi No. 13 linkage group LG10, S_indicum_v1.0, whole genome shotgun sequence:
- the LOC105172978 gene encoding formin BNI1, which produces MDNSHRRMDKRRKLNDRDLSIPRNYPSSDEEDDDFLTLSLFPTATTTPPPPPPPTTLPRNSSSERHHSPPPPAPLVRRLPPPRPTVVINSPPNNTNDVPGDTSGGGSPSPVVASSSRQPRRRRTPSRAPRDEKITPAFPWSTEDRATVHTMSYLISKQIFSISGLVQCKKCERLDTLNFDLRQRFFKVASYVAENKFIMCQRAPKSWMNPTLPRCRLCKEDNSAKPVISEKKRTMNWLFLFLGEMLGCCTLDQLKWFCKHTRNHRTGAKDRVLFLTYIAICRQLEPNGPFDI; this is translated from the coding sequence ATGGACAATAGCCACCGTCGAATGGACAAAAGGAGAAAGCTCAACGACCGCGATTTGTCGATCCCAAGAAACTACCCTTCTTctgatgaagaagatgatgatttCTTGACCCTTTCTTTGTTCCCTACTGCTACTACTacacctcctcctcctcctcctcctacTACTCTACCCCGTAACAGCTCCTCCGAACGCCACCACTCTCCTCCTCCGCCGGCGCCACTAGTACGAAGACTACCTCCGCCACGGCCGACGGTTGTTATCAACTCTCCGCCAAACAATACTAATGATGTTCCTGGAGATACCTCAGGCGGCGGATCGCCTTCCCCCGTCGTGGCTTCCTCCTCACGTCAGCCGCGCAGGCGGCGGACCCCTTCCAGAGCCCCACGAGACGAGAAAATCACGCCGGCGTTCCCCTGGTCCACCGAAGACCGCGCCACCGTGCACACGATGAGTTACTTGATCTCGAAGCAAATCTTCAGTATCAGCGGCTTGGTCCAGTGCAAGAAATGCGAGCGTCTAGACACATTGAATTTCGATCTGCGGCAGAGGTTCTTCAAAGTGGCGTCGTACGTGGCTGAAAACAAGTTCATCATGTGCCAGCGAGCCCCAAAATCGTGGATGAACCCCACCCTCCCCAGATGCAGGCTCTGCAAGGAAGACAACAGCGCCAAGCCTGTCATCTCCGAGAAGAAACGAACAATGAACTGGCTGTTTCTGTTCCTGGGTGAAATGCTGGGGTGCTGCACACTGGATCAGCTCAAGTGGTTCTGCAAGCACACCAGGAATCACCGCACGGGGGCGAAAGATCGCGTGCTCTTCCTCACGTACATCGCTATATGCAGACAGCTGGAGCCAAACGGGCCTTTCGatatttga